A genomic segment from Methanoculleus sp. SDB encodes:
- a CDS encoding glutamate dehydrogenase, whose product MEEMNLLETVRKQICTCSVDLRLTPNVEALLKKPMHELHVSLPVRMDDGTIQTFQGFRVQYNNARGPAKGGIRFHPDETINTIRGLAAIMTWKCALHDLPLGGAKGGVICNPKTMSRGELERLSRAYMRAICRFIGPGRDIPAPDVYTNPQVMAWMMDEYASITGYTEFGVITGKPVTLGGSEGRDDATARGGWIAIREAGKHLGIDFAIRETAAAMEMPVTDTTVAVQGFGNVGYHAARLAGEMAGCRVVAVSDSRGAIYNQEGLDPDSVMEYEKKTGSVTGYPGASAMTNEELLELDVDILIPAALENVITAKNASNIKAKILAEFANGPTTREAEDILSQNGIHIIPDFLCNGGGVIVSYYEMVQNYNMDHWPAAEVRRRLDDKMTAAYTAVYTMARTHSVPMRQAAYTIALQRVIRAMEDRGWV is encoded by the coding sequence ATGGAAGAGATGAACCTCCTCGAAACGGTCCGAAAACAGATCTGCACCTGCTCGGTCGACCTTCGGCTCACCCCGAATGTCGAAGCGCTGCTGAAAAAACCCATGCACGAACTGCATGTATCGCTCCCGGTCAGGATGGACGATGGTACGATCCAGACATTTCAGGGATTCCGTGTTCAGTACAACAATGCACGGGGACCGGCAAAAGGGGGAATCCGATTTCATCCGGATGAGACGATCAACACCATCCGCGGTCTTGCAGCAATTATGACATGGAAATGCGCACTCCATGACCTTCCGCTTGGCGGCGCGAAAGGGGGAGTTATCTGTAATCCCAAGACGATGTCCCGGGGGGAGCTCGAACGCCTGAGCAGAGCGTACATGCGGGCGATCTGCCGCTTCATCGGGCCAGGTCGTGATATACCGGCGCCCGACGTCTATACGAACCCCCAGGTAATGGCGTGGATGATGGATGAGTACGCTTCGATAACCGGATATACCGAATTCGGTGTCATTACCGGAAAACCTGTCACTCTCGGTGGATCAGAGGGGCGCGACGACGCCACGGCCCGGGGAGGCTGGATCGCAATCCGCGAAGCAGGAAAACACCTCGGCATTGATTTTGCCATCAGGGAAACCGCAGCAGCGATGGAGATGCCTGTTACGGATACAACCGTTGCGGTACAGGGATTCGGAAATGTCGGTTACCATGCCGCCCGGCTTGCCGGTGAGATGGCAGGATGCCGGGTGGTGGCCGTATCGGACAGCCGGGGCGCCATTTATAATCAGGAGGGACTCGATCCGGACAGCGTCATGGAATATGAGAAAAAAACCGGTTCGGTGACAGGATACCCCGGTGCGTCTGCGATGACCAACGAAGAACTGCTCGAACTCGATGTTGATATCCTGATTCCCGCAGCACTTGAAAACGTCATCACCGCGAAAAACGCCAGCAATATCAAAGCGAAGATACTCGCTGAATTCGCAAACGGCCCGACTACGCGGGAAGCGGAAGACATTCTCTCCCAAAACGGCATCCATATCATTCCGGACTTCCTCTGCAACGGCGGCGGTGTGATCGTATCATACTACGAGATGGTGCAGAATTATAATATGGACCACTGGCCGGCTGCGGAGGTTCGCCGCCGTCTCGACGACAAGATGACGGCTGCGTATACTGCGGTATACACCATGGCGCGGACCCACAGCGTCCCGATGCGGCAGGCAGCGTATACAATCGCACTCCAGCGCGTCATCCGGGCGATGGAGGACAGGGGATGGGTGTGA
- a CDS encoding formate dehydrogenase family accessory protein FdhD yields MDEHPALRIEGEMVTRFMDHVIREDRFRIHLNGELFIEQIASRGHLAELGAGLVISEGLADSVERVDVRGDDIYVEADVRRDRELEYRTCGGFGLKSPPKHVYSSLTATPAEIIRVTRAIESDTWRKTGGVHCSVLYSQGEILARISDIGRHNTVDKVIGHAELNGIDRSLCCIGCTGRQPAGMVAKDANAGIPIVISRAASTNLGILTAEETGITLICFSRNGRFTIYSNPQRILGIMKEDTGITGGGEQI; encoded by the coding sequence ATGGACGAACATCCGGCACTACGCATCGAAGGGGAGATGGTAACAAGGTTCATGGATCACGTCATCCGGGAGGACCGATTCCGGATTCATCTCAACGGAGAACTGTTCATCGAACAGATAGCCAGCCGCGGCCACCTTGCCGAGCTCGGCGCAGGACTGGTTATATCGGAAGGGCTTGCCGATTCGGTGGAACGGGTGGATGTGCGGGGGGACGATATTTACGTAGAGGCGGATGTGCGCAGGGATCGGGAGCTTGAATACCGGACCTGCGGAGGATTCGGCCTGAAATCGCCTCCGAAACACGTGTATTCTTCCCTGACCGCCACACCCGCGGAAATCATTAGGGTTACGCGTGCTATTGAATCGGATACATGGCGAAAGACCGGCGGGGTGCACTGCTCGGTGCTGTATTCACAGGGTGAAATCCTCGCTCGGATCTCCGATATCGGTCGGCACAATACGGTGGATAAGGTGATCGGGCATGCCGAGCTCAACGGCATCGACCGCTCGCTCTGCTGTATCGGCTGCACGGGAAGGCAACCGGCAGGCATGGTAGCAAAGGATGCAAACGCCGGCATTCCGATCGTAATTTCCCGCGCCGCATCCACCAATCTCGGTATCCTCACCGCCGAGGAAACCGGGATTACCCTGATCTGTTTTTCCCGAAACGGCAGGTTTACCATCTATAGCAACCCTCAAAGGATTCTGGGAATAATGAAGGAGGATACGGGCATAACCGGAGGGGGAGAACAAATATGA
- a CDS encoding LL-diaminopimelate aminotransferase (produces methionine from 2-keto-4-methylthiobutyrate and glutamine in vitro; mutations do not affect methionine salvage in vivo however), which translates to MYSKRLDHLPPYLFARIDEMKAEKQRQGVDVIDFGVGDPDLPTPPHIVEALCTAARDPATHHYPSYTGMYAFREAVAKWYSGRFSVDLDPATAVLSLIGSKEGIAHIPEAFVNPGDYVLATDPGYPVYRTSTLFAEGTMHELPLTAEHAFLPVLDDIPSDVLQKAKLMFLGYPNNPTAAVASRAFFAEVVDFAREHDIVVVHDNAYSEIAFDGFRPLSFLEVDGAAEVGIEMHSLSKTYNMTGWRIGMAAGNADIIAGLGRVKTNVDSGAFDAIQRAAITALTGPQQCVADACRVYQERRDLLVGGLRELGFDVPMPKATFYVWMPVADSMAFAARMLNEAGIVVTPGVGFGTHGEGYVRFAITRSVERIKEALERMRGLAF; encoded by the coding sequence ATGTACTCCAAACGCCTGGATCATCTCCCTCCGTATCTTTTTGCACGAATTGATGAGATGAAAGCAGAAAAACAGCGTCAGGGTGTGGATGTTATCGACTTCGGTGTCGGCGATCCCGATCTCCCGACACCCCCCCATATCGTCGAGGCACTCTGTACTGCCGCCCGCGATCCCGCCACCCATCATTACCCGAGTTACACGGGGATGTATGCGTTCCGCGAGGCAGTTGCGAAATGGTACTCCGGACGGTTTTCGGTCGACCTCGATCCCGCCACCGCGGTTCTTTCCCTGATCGGATCCAAGGAGGGCATCGCGCACATCCCCGAGGCGTTCGTCAACCCCGGCGATTATGTGCTTGCCACCGATCCGGGGTACCCGGTTTACCGGACATCGACGCTCTTTGCCGAGGGAACTATGCACGAACTGCCCCTCACAGCGGAGCATGCGTTTCTGCCGGTGCTTGATGACATCCCTTCCGATGTGCTGCAGAAGGCAAAACTGATGTTTCTCGGGTACCCGAACAATCCGACCGCCGCCGTTGCATCCCGGGCTTTCTTTGCCGAGGTGGTGGATTTCGCCCGGGAACACGATATTGTCGTCGTTCATGACAATGCATACTCGGAGATCGCCTTCGACGGGTTCAGGCCGCTTTCATTTCTCGAGGTTGACGGTGCGGCAGAGGTGGGCATTGAAATGCACTCTCTCTCAAAGACCTACAACATGACGGGATGGCGAATCGGGATGGCGGCAGGCAATGCGGATATCATTGCGGGGCTCGGGCGTGTCAAGACGAATGTCGATTCGGGAGCGTTCGATGCCATCCAGAGGGCGGCGATCACGGCACTCACCGGTCCGCAGCAGTGTGTCGCCGATGCCTGCCGGGTCTATCAGGAGCGGCGTGACCTGCTTGTCGGGGGGCTGCGGGAACTTGGGTTCGATGTTCCGATGCCGAAGGCGACCTTCTATGTCTGGATGCCTGTTGCGGACAGCATGGCGTTCGCGGCACGGATGCTGAACGAAGCCGGCATTGTCGTCACTCCCGGCGTCGGGTTCGGGACCCACGGGGAAGGATACGTCCGGTTTGCCATCACCCGATCGGTGGAGCGGATAAAAGAGGCGCTCGAGCGCATGAGGGGGCTTGCATTCTGA
- a CDS encoding diaminopimelate decarboxylase gives MNLPSHLTIENGHLHIGGHDCVSLAEEYGTPLYVTDEMRIIGNFTRFASALKRHYPAVQVLYAAKANGNLAILRSLARQGAGADVFSAGELDLALAAGMDPRLLLFNGSSKSPADLALAAAKGIRVSIDSIDELHQLDAAAAAAGKTVEIAFRVNPALEVPTHPKIATGLRTSKFGIPADRILDAYREALACEHVRPAGMHCHIGSQILDVLPFARAAGVMAEVARDVTDLGIKLAFLDIGGGLGIPYHRSSDVAPTPEEYADAVMPVFLEAINRCGITPELWVEPGRYLVGDSTVLLTGVNSVKQSHKTFVNVDAGFNLLARPVLYDAWHEVVVANRADAPPAAEYTVTGPICETGDILASDRRLPAVTAGDLIAVLDAGAYGFSMSSQYNSRPRCPEVLVNGRRAALMRRGETVADLTGTMRTPPWQD, from the coding sequence CTGAACCTCCCGTCCCACCTCACCATCGAAAACGGGCACCTGCATATCGGAGGGCATGACTGTGTCAGCCTTGCAGAAGAATACGGCACTCCCCTGTACGTCACGGACGAGATGCGGATCATCGGGAATTTCACCCGCTTTGCATCGGCCCTGAAACGCCATTACCCTGCCGTGCAGGTTCTGTATGCGGCTAAGGCGAACGGCAACCTCGCCATTCTCCGGTCGCTCGCCCGACAGGGGGCCGGCGCCGATGTGTTCTCTGCTGGGGAACTTGATCTCGCACTTGCGGCGGGGATGGATCCCCGCCTGCTGCTCTTCAACGGCAGCTCAAAGAGCCCTGCCGATCTCGCGCTTGCCGCCGCGAAAGGGATTCGCGTGTCGATCGATTCGATCGACGAGCTTCACCAGCTCGATGCGGCTGCCGCGGCTGCCGGAAAAACGGTCGAGATTGCATTCCGTGTCAATCCGGCCCTTGAAGTGCCCACCCACCCGAAGATCGCGACGGGGCTCCGGACGAGTAAGTTCGGGATTCCCGCGGATCGGATCCTCGACGCGTACCGGGAGGCCCTTGCCTGCGAGCATGTCCGCCCGGCCGGGATGCACTGCCATATCGGATCCCAGATCCTCGATGTCCTGCCGTTTGCCCGGGCCGCCGGCGTGATGGCGGAAGTTGCGCGGGATGTCACGGATCTCGGTATAAAACTGGCTTTTCTCGATATCGGGGGCGGGCTCGGGATCCCGTACCACCGTTCGAGCGATGTTGCTCCCACACCCGAGGAATATGCAGACGCCGTGATGCCGGTGTTCCTTGAGGCGATTAACCGGTGCGGGATCACCCCCGAACTCTGGGTCGAGCCCGGGCGGTATCTTGTCGGAGATTCCACCGTCCTCCTTACCGGAGTCAATTCCGTCAAGCAGTCGCATAAGACGTTTGTGAACGTTGACGCCGGATTCAACCTGCTTGCCCGTCCGGTGCTCTATGATGCATGGCATGAGGTTGTGGTTGCCAACCGTGCGGACGCCCCTCCCGCCGCCGAGTATACCGTCACGGGACCGATCTGCGAAACGGGAGATATCCTTGCTTCGGATCGCCGGCTGCCCGCCGTAACGGCGGGAGACCTGATCGCAGTCCTCGATGCCGGAGCATACGGGTTCTCCATGTCGTCGCAGTACAATAGCAGGCCCCGGTGCCCTGAGGTACTGGTGAATGGCAGACGGGCCGCACTGATGCGCCGCGGGGAGACCGTCGCGGATCTCACCGGCACGATGCGTACGCCGCCATGGCAGGACTAA
- the radA gene encoding DNA repair and recombination protein RadA (Involved in DNA repair and in homologous recombination. Binds and assemble on single-stranded DNA to form a nucleoprotein filament. Hydrolyzes ATP in a ssDNA-dependent manner and promotes DNA strand exchange between homologous DNA molecules) yields MGEIDLEDLPGVGPTTADKLREAGYATIEGIATASYSDLAEAAEIGEATAKKMIREARKMADIGGFKTGKVVLEERKEVRKLSTLVPELDDLLGGGLETKSISEFYGEFGSGKSQIAHQMAVNAQLPEDFGGLSASCVYIDTENTFRPERIAQMVAGLEIDWDIPPVEEFLEHIHVAKGYTSDHQMLLLDSARELAAGLRDTDRPVRLFIVDSLTAHFRAEYSGRGTLSVRQQKLNKHMYDIAKIAEEHNAVALVTNQVQSNPAVFFGDPTKPVGGNIVGHASKFRVYLRKSKGGKRVAKLVDSPSLPEGEAAFIVEEAGLKPV; encoded by the coding sequence ATGGGAGAAATTGATCTCGAAGACCTGCCTGGTGTCGGGCCGACAACCGCCGACAAACTGCGCGAGGCGGGGTATGCGACCATCGAGGGCATTGCGACGGCGTCGTATTCCGATCTTGCCGAAGCGGCTGAAATCGGCGAAGCAACCGCAAAGAAGATGATCCGGGAAGCCCGGAAGATGGCCGATATCGGCGGCTTCAAGACGGGAAAAGTGGTACTCGAGGAGCGGAAGGAGGTGAGGAAACTTTCGACGCTTGTACCCGAGCTTGACGACTTGCTCGGTGGTGGGCTTGAGACCAAGTCGATCTCCGAATTTTACGGGGAGTTCGGTTCGGGGAAGAGCCAGATCGCCCACCAGATGGCGGTGAACGCGCAGCTGCCCGAGGATTTTGGCGGCCTTTCCGCCTCATGCGTGTATATCGATACCGAAAACACCTTCCGTCCGGAACGTATCGCGCAGATGGTCGCGGGCCTCGAGATTGACTGGGACATTCCTCCCGTCGAGGAGTTCCTCGAACATATCCATGTAGCAAAGGGATACACATCTGATCATCAGATGCTGCTTCTTGACAGTGCCCGTGAACTGGCGGCCGGGCTTCGTGACACGGATCGGCCGGTGCGCCTGTTCATCGTCGATTCGCTGACCGCACACTTCCGGGCGGAGTACTCGGGGCGGGGAACGCTCTCGGTTCGCCAGCAGAAGCTTAACAAGCATATGTACGACATCGCAAAGATTGCAGAAGAGCACAATGCCGTCGCACTCGTCACGAACCAGGTGCAGTCGAACCCCGCCGTCTTCTTCGGGGACCCGACAAAGCCGGTCGGAGGTAATATCGTCGGGCATGCCTCCAAGTTCCGGGTGTACCTGCGGAAGAGCAAGGGCGGAAAAAGAGTTGCGAAACTTGTGGACAGCCCGAGCCTCCCCGAGGGGGAAGCGGCGTTTATTGTGGAAGAGGCAGGGCTCAAACCCGTATGA
- a CDS encoding phosphoglycolate phosphatase produces MTCHQHPEGGPAEAPRPSPRALICDIDGTITDARRRINTDAIHVIRTLVDNGVPVVLASGNTICSLDILCKMIGTDGTIIAENGGVFRVTFQGKPRVCGDQALCWAAFHVLEAYFGEKGVQLELYSPDYRVADVAFARTVDVDEVRTVLRDHHVRVLDTGFAIHLQTPGVHKGSAFIRLAADMGLTPADFIAIGDSENDAELVRSAGIGGAVANGQQVTKDAADYVTKKMYGDGFVEFVRACFSHYFLER; encoded by the coding sequence ATGACCTGCCACCAGCACCCCGAAGGCGGTCCGGCGGAAGCGCCCCGCCCGTCCCCCCGAGCATTGATATGCGACATTGACGGCACGATTACCGACGCCCGACGCCGGATTAATACCGATGCCATTCATGTAATCCGTACCCTCGTCGATAACGGCGTCCCCGTCGTCCTCGCAAGCGGCAATACGATCTGCTCCCTTGATATTCTCTGCAAAATGATTGGGACTGACGGGACGATTATCGCCGAGAACGGCGGTGTTTTTCGTGTCACATTCCAGGGAAAGCCGCGTGTTTGCGGAGATCAGGCGCTGTGCTGGGCGGCGTTTCACGTGCTTGAAGCGTATTTTGGTGAAAAGGGAGTCCAACTTGAACTGTACAGTCCGGATTACCGGGTAGCTGACGTAGCGTTTGCGAGAACCGTCGATGTCGATGAGGTTCGGACTGTGCTTCGGGATCATCATGTTCGCGTACTTGACACCGGATTTGCCATTCATCTCCAGACTCCCGGAGTACACAAAGGATCGGCATTTATCCGGCTTGCTGCCGATATGGGCTTAACTCCTGCTGATTTTATTGCAATCGGGGATTCCGAAAACGATGCCGAACTGGTGCGGTCCGCCGGTATCGGCGGGGCGGTGGCAAACGGGCAGCAGGTCACGAAGGATGCCGCTGATTATGTGACAAAAAAGATGTACGGGGATGGATTTGTTGAATTTGTGCGGGCCTGCTTTTCACATTATTTTTTGGAAAGGTAG
- a CDS encoding photosystem reaction center subunit H — protein sequence MKNTYSRSLSKKKVMSTDGMLIGMIKNILVDLDTGLVVDLVVKPDPTFDTGGYTMDGDRMFIPFEAVKDIKDYIVVDRYLSKK from the coding sequence ATGAAAAATACTTACTCCCGCAGCCTTTCAAAGAAAAAAGTCATGAGTACCGATGGCATGCTGATCGGAATGATAAAAAATATTCTTGTCGATCTCGATACCGGCCTTGTCGTCGACCTTGTCGTGAAACCGGATCCCACCTTTGACACGGGCGGGTACACGATGGATGGCGATCGGATGTTCATACCGTTTGAGGCTGTCAAAGACATCAAGGACTATATCGTTGTCGACCGCTACCTTTCCAAAAAATAA
- a CDS encoding GTP-binding protein, whose product MEFEKIPTVPTAEEVLDRAFRRAAVKRKEKLNKDRGNEEFVRSISSAVFDKLDDTVRKFPSFDALSPFYRETVNILFGIDRIKQSLGAVAWAASQARTIGGSYAREMRHADDTAVLRRRAVARISSIVHQVDTDLHFLNDVRNSLRKLPEVQDTFTVVIAGFPNVGKSSFIRLVSSAEPEIAGYAFTTKQVIVGHRTIGRERIQFVDTPGILDRPAVERNAIEQQAMSAVTHVADVILFIIDASEACGYPLADQIHLLDEIRGASDVPVEAVVNKADIFPGEGYPSMSTVTGEGITDVLDLLLRYRESSPSSPSEDTQ is encoded by the coding sequence GTGGAATTCGAAAAAATCCCTACGGTGCCCACGGCGGAAGAAGTGCTCGACAGGGCATTTCGCCGGGCGGCAGTGAAACGCAAGGAGAAGCTCAATAAGGATCGGGGCAACGAAGAGTTTGTCAGGAGCATCTCCAGTGCGGTCTTCGATAAACTTGACGATACGGTACGAAAATTTCCATCTTTTGATGCCCTTTCCCCTTTTTACCGGGAGACGGTCAATATACTCTTTGGCATCGACCGTATCAAGCAGTCCCTTGGGGCGGTGGCATGGGCGGCATCGCAGGCCCGGACGATTGGTGGATCCTATGCCCGGGAGATGCGGCATGCGGATGACACGGCGGTTCTCCGGAGGCGGGCAGTCGCCCGGATCTCCTCTATCGTACATCAGGTCGACACCGATCTTCATTTTCTCAATGATGTACGAAACAGCCTGAGAAAGCTTCCCGAGGTGCAGGATACTTTTACCGTGGTCATCGCCGGATTCCCGAATGTAGGAAAATCCTCATTTATACGGCTCGTCTCCTCGGCAGAACCGGAGATCGCAGGGTATGCATTCACCACCAAACAGGTAATAGTCGGGCATCGCACAATCGGGCGGGAGCGTATTCAGTTCGTAGACACTCCCGGTATACTGGATCGGCCTGCCGTAGAACGCAACGCGATAGAACAGCAGGCGATGAGTGCGGTGACACACGTGGCGGATGTCATTCTCTTCATTATCGATGCAAGCGAGGCGTGCGGATACCCTCTTGCCGACCAGATTCATCTCCTCGACGAGATTCGCGGTGCGTCGGATGTCCCTGTGGAGGCCGTTGTAAACAAGGCGGATATTTTTCCGGGTGAGGGGTACCCCTCCATGTCGACGGTAACGGGTGAGGGGATTACGGATGTGCTGGATTTACTGCTCAGATACCGGGAATCCAGCCCCAGCTCCCCGTCAGAAGACACGCAATAA
- a CDS encoding flap structure-specific endonuclease (FEN-1; Rad2; similar to eukaryotic enzymes; endonuclease that cleave the 5'overhanging flap structure that is generated by displacement synthesis when DNA polymerase encounters the 5'end of a downstream Okazaki fragment; as 5'endo-/exonuclease and 5'pseudo-Y-endonuclease activities; cleaves the junction between single and double-stranded regions of flap DNA), protein MGVAIRDLLADHKTPVEWNSLGGIAAIDAHNALYQFLSIIRQPDGTPLMDREGRVTSHLSGIFFRTIHFLEKGIRPVFIFDGAPPEFKAETVRERRELRRAAGERWVQALKEGDTEEAYRQARSSSRIDAQIIGSAKELLRLMKIPTVDAPSEGEAQAASMARDGVVSYAASQDYDALLFGAPVLVRNLAVSSRRKVRGRTLVVRPERIILREVLEGHSLSREDLIKIGILIGTDFNPGIKGIGAKTALKIVRQGRFPEIISEKSPEFDFEPVLQFFLDPPSTSSYSLQWGEPNTDEIRALLCETYDFSEERILSALDKIVERGGQRTLDQWF, encoded by the coding sequence ATGGGAGTTGCAATCCGGGATCTGCTGGCGGATCACAAGACACCTGTCGAGTGGAATTCGCTGGGCGGCATAGCCGCTATCGATGCGCATAATGCACTGTACCAGTTTCTCAGCATTATCAGGCAGCCTGACGGAACACCCCTCATGGATCGTGAAGGAAGGGTGACCTCCCACCTGTCAGGCATCTTTTTCCGCACCATTCATTTCCTTGAAAAGGGAATTCGTCCTGTTTTTATCTTTGACGGAGCACCCCCGGAATTCAAAGCCGAAACGGTCCGGGAAAGACGGGAACTGCGTCGGGCTGCCGGTGAGCGGTGGGTACAGGCTCTGAAGGAGGGGGATACCGAAGAAGCGTACCGGCAGGCGCGTTCTTCCTCCCGAATTGACGCGCAGATCATCGGAAGCGCAAAAGAACTGCTGCGCCTGATGAAAATTCCGACCGTGGACGCACCCAGCGAAGGGGAAGCTCAGGCCGCATCGATGGCACGTGACGGCGTTGTCAGCTATGCGGCTTCGCAGGACTATGACGCCCTGCTTTTCGGTGCTCCGGTGCTCGTCCGGAATCTGGCGGTCAGTTCCCGGAGAAAAGTGAGGGGGAGGACTCTCGTGGTCAGGCCCGAACGTATTATCCTCCGCGAAGTCCTCGAGGGACACTCTCTTTCACGCGAGGACCTCATCAAGATCGGCATCCTTATAGGAACGGATTTCAATCCCGGCATCAAGGGAATTGGTGCAAAAACCGCGCTGAAAATTGTCCGGCAGGGGCGCTTTCCGGAAATCATCAGTGAAAAGTCACCTGAATTCGATTTCGAACCAGTCCTGCAGTTTTTTCTCGATCCGCCGAGCACATCCTCGTACTCCCTGCAGTGGGGAGAACCAAATACCGATGAAATCCGTGCATTATTGTGCGAAACCTATGACTTCAGCGAGGAACGTATCCTGAGCGCGCTGGATAAAATCGTGGAACGCGGCGGGCAGCGGACACTGGACCAGTGGTTCTGA